From Candidatus Binatus sp., the proteins below share one genomic window:
- a CDS encoding lytic transglycosylase domain-containing protein codes for MMLALVPPALLSLGLPVFAQQVGSYQARQDIDYQSLFAVVGTMYSIDPHLLNAIARVESAGNPNAISSAGAIGLMQLEPPTAADFGVYDLFDPVQNTLGAARYIDYLRRHQQTAALSALPAILAAYNAGEKGAGNRGVDSAPAETRRYVRDVLMHYLLDGTPSPAWPVVERVSNPPATPKTPKPEAAAAIPRGARQTTTRRVSDREILDQLSSIGERRKLALERQENSQR; via the coding sequence ATGATGCTAGCGCTCGTGCCACCGGCGCTGCTGAGCCTTGGCCTGCCGGTGTTCGCTCAACAAGTGGGCAGCTATCAGGCGCGCCAGGACATCGACTACCAGTCGCTGTTTGCGGTGGTCGGCACGATGTACAGCATCGATCCGCATCTCCTAAACGCTATCGCGCGCGTCGAATCGGCGGGCAATCCGAATGCGATCTCGAGCGCTGGCGCGATCGGCCTGATGCAACTGGAGCCGCCGACGGCCGCCGACTTTGGCGTCTACGATCTCTTTGACCCGGTGCAGAACACGCTGGGTGCGGCCCGCTATATCGACTACTTGCGGCGGCATCAGCAAACCGCGGCGCTGAGTGCGCTGCCCGCAATCCTGGCGGCCTATAACGCGGGCGAAAAAGGCGCCGGCAATCGTGGAGTTGACAGCGCGCCGGCCGAAACGCGCCGCTACGTGCGGGACGTCCTGATGCACTATCTGCTGGACGGGACGCCATCGCCGGCGTGGCCGGTCGTCGAGCGGGTGTCGAACCCGCCTGCGACGCCGAAGACACCAAAGCCGGAGGCTGCGGCGGCAATCCCGCGCGGCGCACGGCAGACGACGACCCGGCGCGTGTCGGATCGCGAGATTCTGGATCAGCTCTCGAGTATCGGCGAGCGGCGAAAACTCGCGCTCGAGCGCCAGGAGAACTCGCAGCGGTGA
- a CDS encoding NAD-dependent epimerase/dehydratase family protein: MSSVSAIHHLITGGAGFIGSHLAEHLLLQGERVTVLDNLSTGRESNIEHLSAHANFRIVRGSVLDRELVEGLIEECDFVFHLAAAVGVQLIVERPVHTIVTNVAGSELVLSVAAANKRPLLLASTSEVYGKSEKLPFREDDDLVMGPTTRSRWAYACSKAIDEFLAIAYYREEGLPVTIVRLFNTVGPRQTGRYGMVLPRFVQQALAGQPILVYGDGKQTRCFGYVGDVVKAMARLSAEPRAVGQVFNVGNDVEMSVLELARMVREITGSNSPIQFVPYREVYGDGFEDMHRRVPCLDKIRSLLGHQPLVRPDAIVKLVADHFRRASVDSDDSLSRMPLTS, from the coding sequence ATGTCCAGCGTAAGCGCAATTCATCACCTGATTACCGGAGGCGCGGGTTTTATCGGCTCGCATCTCGCGGAGCATCTGCTGCTGCAAGGCGAGCGCGTCACCGTGCTGGATAACCTGTCCACCGGCCGCGAGTCGAATATCGAGCACCTAAGCGCGCATGCGAATTTTCGGATCGTGCGCGGCAGCGTGCTCGATCGCGAACTGGTCGAGGGTCTGATCGAGGAATGCGATTTCGTGTTTCACCTGGCCGCGGCGGTCGGGGTTCAATTGATCGTCGAGCGGCCCGTCCACACTATCGTCACCAACGTCGCAGGCAGCGAGTTAGTGCTGTCAGTGGCCGCGGCGAACAAACGTCCGCTGCTGCTGGCGTCCACTTCCGAGGTGTACGGAAAATCCGAGAAGTTGCCGTTCCGCGAGGACGACGACCTCGTGATGGGCCCCACTACGCGCAGCCGATGGGCCTACGCCTGCTCGAAAGCGATCGATGAATTTCTCGCGATCGCTTACTACCGCGAGGAAGGCCTGCCGGTCACGATCGTGCGGCTCTTCAATACAGTCGGGCCGCGCCAGACCGGCCGCTACGGGATGGTGCTGCCGCGCTTCGTTCAGCAGGCGCTCGCGGGTCAGCCGATACTGGTTTATGGCGACGGCAAGCAGACGCGATGCTTCGGCTACGTCGGCGACGTCGTCAAGGCGATGGCGCGTCTGAGCGCCGAGCCGCGCGCGGTCGGACAGGTGTTCAACGTCGGCAACGACGTCGAGATGTCGGTGCTGGAACTCGCTCGGATGGTTCGTGAAATCACTGGCAGCAACTCGCCAATCCAATTCGTGCCGTACCGCGAGGTTTACGGCGACGGCTTCGAGGATATGCATCGGCGCGTGCCGTGCCTCGACAAGATTCGGTCGCTCCTGGGGCATCAGCCGCTGGTCCGGCCCGACGCGATCGTCAAGCTGGTCGCCGATCATTTTCGTAGAGCATCGGTGGATTCCGATGACTCCCTGTCGCGGATGCCGCTGACGTCCTAG
- a CDS encoding NAD-dependent epimerase/dehydratase family protein, whose translation MNASTRGNDRLVLVTGGAGFIGSHLVRALLDASFRVRTIDNLSTGSRDRLDPRAEFFYADLRSLADIRAIFDGVEAVFHAAALPRVPLSIEQPIETHMVNVVGTLNVLVAARDAGARRFIYSGSSSVYGNQERLPLSEGMPTAPLNPYGLQKLASEEYVRLFHLHYGMPALTLRYFNVFGPNMATEGAYVTVISLFLRQRRMGLPMTVFGDGEQTRDFTHVSDVVRANLLALEADAAVADGRALNVGRGQSLSINRVAQLIGGPVVNLPARIGEARHTLADSSQAKRLLGWEPRVNTEDAILELRAGLPHSADRGIGSSS comes from the coding sequence ATGAACGCGAGCACTCGCGGCAACGATCGATTGGTGCTGGTAACCGGCGGCGCCGGATTCATCGGGTCGCACCTGGTGCGCGCGTTGCTCGACGCGTCGTTTCGCGTTCGCACGATCGACAACTTATCGACCGGCAGCCGCGACCGGCTCGATCCTCGCGCCGAGTTTTTCTATGCCGATCTGCGCTCGCTGGCGGACATCCGCGCGATTTTCGACGGGGTCGAGGCAGTGTTCCATGCGGCCGCGTTGCCGCGGGTGCCGCTCTCGATCGAGCAGCCGATCGAAACGCACATGGTGAACGTGGTCGGCACGCTGAATGTGCTGGTGGCTGCGCGGGACGCGGGCGCGCGCCGCTTCATCTATTCCGGATCGTCGTCGGTGTACGGCAACCAGGAGAGGCTGCCGCTGTCGGAGGGCATGCCGACCGCGCCGCTCAATCCCTACGGACTGCAAAAGCTCGCGTCGGAAGAATACGTGCGGCTGTTTCATCTCCACTATGGGATGCCGGCGCTGACGCTGCGCTACTTCAACGTTTTTGGTCCGAACATGGCGACCGAGGGCGCATATGTCACCGTGATCAGCCTGTTCCTGCGCCAGCGCCGGATGGGATTGCCGATGACCGTTTTCGGCGACGGCGAGCAGACTCGCGATTTCACTCATGTCTCGGACGTGGTGCGGGCGAATCTGCTGGCGCTCGAGGCCGACGCCGCAGTTGCCGACGGCAGAGCGTTGAACGTCGGGCGCGGCCAAAGCTTGAGTATCAACCGGGTCGCGCAACTGATCGGCGGTCCGGTGGTCAATCTGCCGGCCCGGATCGGAGAGGCGCGGCATACCCTGGCCGATAGTTCGCAAGCGAAACGACTACTCGGATGGGAACCGCGCGTGAATACGGAGGACGCGATCCTCGAGTTGCGCGCCGGGTTGCCGCACTCGGCTGATAGAGGGATTGGATCCAGTTCGTGA
- a CDS encoding nucleotide sugar dehydrogenase, whose protein sequence is MNDLAARAVEKFQSHQAVIGLIGLGYAGLPLCCCFAEAGFETVGFDVDPAKIKALAAGHSYIEHIPAARIQGIVSSGALKATTSFDQLARCDAAIICVPTPLGEGKSPDLRHIVDTTVEIKQRLHPGQLVVLESTTYPGTTDEVVRGILDETGLQPGKDYFLAFSPEREDPANHAFHTGTIPKLVGGVTKDCLAVAAAAYGEVVKRVVPVSSARVAEASKLLENIYRCVNIAMVNELKVLFQKMGIDIWEVIDAAATKPFGFTPFYPGPGLGGHCIPIDPVYLTWKARQYDFPTRFIELAGEINGVMPTYVVDRLVQGLNLHGKPLKDSRILLLGVAYKADVDDVRESPSLRIIRILEERLANVSFHDPHVPILRSRHLTREMKSVPLTAEIIREADAVVVLTNHRNVDYEMLVKNARLVVDTRNVTAPWKDSDAPILQA, encoded by the coding sequence ATGAATGATCTAGCGGCGCGCGCAGTTGAGAAGTTTCAATCCCATCAAGCTGTGATCGGTCTCATCGGACTGGGTTACGCCGGATTGCCGCTCTGCTGCTGCTTTGCGGAAGCGGGATTCGAAACGGTCGGCTTCGACGTTGACCCGGCCAAAATCAAGGCGCTGGCCGCCGGACACAGTTATATCGAACACATACCGGCGGCGCGCATTCAAGGCATCGTAAGCAGCGGGGCCTTGAAGGCGACCACCTCGTTCGATCAACTGGCGCGCTGCGACGCGGCGATCATCTGCGTGCCGACGCCGCTCGGCGAAGGCAAATCGCCGGATCTGCGGCACATTGTCGATACGACTGTCGAGATCAAGCAGCGATTGCATCCGGGGCAGTTGGTGGTGCTCGAAAGCACGACCTATCCGGGAACGACGGACGAAGTCGTGCGCGGCATCCTCGACGAGACCGGCCTGCAGCCCGGCAAAGATTACTTCCTTGCGTTCTCGCCGGAGCGCGAGGATCCGGCCAATCACGCTTTCCACACCGGCACGATTCCCAAGCTGGTCGGCGGCGTCACCAAGGATTGCCTCGCCGTCGCGGCGGCCGCATACGGCGAAGTGGTCAAGCGAGTCGTGCCGGTCTCGTCGGCGCGCGTGGCAGAGGCGTCGAAGCTGCTCGAGAACATCTATCGATGCGTCAACATCGCGATGGTCAACGAGCTGAAAGTGCTGTTTCAGAAGATGGGGATCGATATCTGGGAAGTGATCGATGCGGCGGCGACCAAGCCGTTCGGCTTCACGCCATTTTATCCGGGCCCCGGACTTGGCGGACACTGCATCCCGATCGATCCGGTCTATCTCACCTGGAAGGCGCGCCAGTATGATTTCCCGACGCGGTTTATCGAGCTGGCCGGCGAGATCAACGGCGTGATGCCCACCTACGTCGTGGATCGGCTGGTGCAAGGATTGAATCTGCACGGCAAGCCGCTGAAGGACTCGCGAATCCTGCTGCTCGGTGTGGCGTACAAGGCCGACGTCGATGACGTCCGCGAATCGCCGTCGTTGCGGATCATCAGGATCCTCGAAGAGCGGCTCGCGAATGTAAGCTTTCACGATCCGCACGTACCGATCCTGCGCTCGCGCCATCTCACCCGCGAGATGAAATCGGTTCCGCTGACCGCGGAGATTATCCGCGAGGCCGACGCCGTGGTGGTGCTCACCAATCATCGCAACGTCGATTACGAGATGCTGGTGAAAAATGCCCGGCTGGTGGTGGATACGAGGAACGTCACCGCGCCGTGGAAGGATTCGGATGCCCCGATTCTGCAGGCGTAG
- a CDS encoding heavy metal-responsive transcriptional regulator, with protein MRIGRVADAAGVSIDTMRFYERQGLIAKPRRTVAGYRIYADEVLDRLRFIQDAKALGFSLKEIRELLSMGVKSTAECGPVTRKAEAKLAKMNDEIRRLQRMRRTLEKMVHDCGGCAGARCAKCRSARDFTPPIKLH; from the coding sequence ATGAGAATCGGTCGAGTGGCGGACGCGGCGGGCGTGAGCATTGACACCATGCGCTTCTATGAGCGCCAGGGGCTCATCGCGAAGCCGCGGCGGACAGTCGCAGGCTATAGGATTTACGCCGACGAGGTGCTCGATCGCTTGCGCTTTATCCAGGATGCGAAAGCGCTCGGATTCTCGCTCAAGGAAATCCGCGAACTGCTGTCGATGGGCGTAAAATCGACCGCGGAATGCGGACCGGTGACGCGCAAGGCGGAAGCCAAACTGGCCAAGATGAACGACGAAATCCGCCGGCTGCAGCGGATGCGCCGCACGCTCGAGAAGATGGTCCACGATTGCGGCGGATGCGCCGGCGCGCGATGCGCGAAGTGCCGCTCAGCGCGCGATTTCACGCCGCCCATCAAGCTTCACTGA
- a CDS encoding glutaredoxin family protein translates to MSDARLASKRRNSFAANKIDFIEKSIANDPATRDELINLGYRAVPVIKVGGETMVGFSAPKLRKMLGLGA, encoded by the coding sequence ATCTCGGATGCTCGGCTTGCCAGCAAGCGAAGGAATTCTTTCGCCGCGAACAAAATCGACTTTATCGAAAAGAGCATCGCCAACGATCCAGCCACGCGCGACGAACTGATCAACCTCGGCTACCGCGCGGTGCCGGTAATCAAAGTCGGCGGCGAAACGATGGTCGGATTCAGCGCACCCAAGCTGCGCAAGATGCTTGGGCTCGGCGCTTAA
- the gstA gene encoding glutathione transferase GstA — translation MKLYFSPGACSLSPHIVLQEAGINAELEAVDLKTKKTKSGADFTAINPKGQVPTLVLDSGEVLTEGPAIVQYLADRKPETKLVPAAGTIERYKVQEWLNFISSELHKGFAPLFNPATPDDYKKIAIEGIGRQFALVDAQLGKLGPFLTGAQFTVADAYLFVMTTWTKFVGIDLAKWPRVKAYSERIAARPKVQAALKEEGLA, via the coding sequence ATGAAGCTGTATTTTTCTCCTGGCGCGTGCTCGCTGTCGCCGCATATCGTGCTGCAAGAGGCAGGAATCAATGCCGAACTCGAGGCCGTCGATCTCAAAACCAAGAAGACCAAGAGCGGCGCCGACTTCACCGCGATCAATCCAAAGGGGCAGGTGCCGACGCTGGTGCTCGACAGCGGCGAGGTGCTCACCGAGGGCCCCGCGATCGTGCAGTATCTTGCCGATCGCAAGCCCGAGACGAAGCTCGTGCCTGCGGCGGGAACGATAGAGCGCTACAAGGTCCAGGAATGGCTCAACTTCATCAGCAGCGAACTGCATAAGGGATTCGCGCCGTTGTTCAATCCGGCGACCCCCGACGATTACAAGAAGATCGCGATTGAAGGGATCGGAAGGCAATTCGCGCTGGTCGATGCGCAACTTGGCAAGCTCGGTCCGTTCCTGACGGGCGCGCAGTTCACGGTCGCGGACGCGTACCTGTTCGTGATGACGACGTGGACGAAATTCGTCGGAATCGATCTCGCGAAGTGGCCGAGGGTCAAGGCCTACTCGGAGCGGATCGCGGCGCGGCCGAAGGTCCAGGCGGCGCTGAAAGAGGAAGGGCTCGCCTGA
- a CDS encoding LLM class flavin-dependent oxidoreductase has protein sequence MKHAMFLPSGPAPRMIEWARKIESAGFDSIWQGEFVNSALIPLAAVAPSTSKIKLGAGVVLAFTHSPVMLTFAALDLDYLSEGRFILGLGVAHPNRNNNWYGGHDAGKPVSQMREYLQLMRLITEKSAGGGPIEFQGEYYHVRARDFTPRRTPQPRPRFPIYVAGVKPKMAQLSGELADGLIGNPMFSPRHVRENVVPAVAAGLSISNRRRSEFEILGQCFTVIDNDLATAYRVAARTFLFSIRARIYDDIMTAEGFGNVLEEVRALQKSGKPDDALDKIPREMVDAFAAVGPIDRVRERLKAREGLLDTVILAVPSTQTSADEQDHYRAKILDAFAS, from the coding sequence TTGAAGCACGCGATGTTTCTCCCGTCGGGACCGGCGCCGCGCATGATCGAATGGGCGCGCAAGATCGAGTCAGCCGGCTTCGATTCGATATGGCAAGGCGAGTTCGTCAATTCCGCGCTGATTCCGCTCGCCGCCGTCGCCCCGTCCACCTCGAAGATCAAGCTCGGCGCGGGCGTGGTGCTCGCCTTCACGCACAGTCCCGTGATGCTGACTTTTGCGGCGCTCGATCTCGACTATTTGAGCGAGGGACGGTTCATCCTCGGGCTCGGCGTCGCCCATCCGAATCGCAATAACAATTGGTACGGTGGGCACGACGCCGGCAAACCGGTCAGCCAGATGCGCGAGTATCTGCAACTGATGCGGCTGATCACGGAGAAGTCGGCGGGCGGCGGTCCGATCGAATTTCAGGGCGAGTATTATCACGTGCGGGCGCGCGATTTTACTCCGCGCAGAACTCCGCAGCCGCGTCCGCGCTTTCCGATTTACGTTGCGGGCGTGAAACCGAAGATGGCGCAACTTAGCGGCGAGCTGGCCGACGGGCTGATCGGTAATCCGATGTTTTCGCCGCGCCACGTGCGCGAAAACGTCGTACCGGCGGTCGCGGCGGGACTATCGATATCGAATCGCAGGCGCTCGGAATTCGAGATCCTCGGCCAATGCTTCACCGTGATCGACAACGATCTCGCGACGGCGTATCGAGTCGCGGCGCGCACGTTCCTGTTCTCGATCCGGGCGCGCATCTACGACGACATCATGACGGCAGAAGGATTTGGCAACGTGCTCGAAGAGGTTCGCGCATTGCAGAAGAGCGGCAAACCTGACGACGCGCTCGACAAGATTCCGCGCGAGATGGTCGATGCGTTCGCGGCGGTCGGCCCGATCGATCGGGTTCGCGAGCGGCTGAAAGCGCGCGAAGGCCTGCTCGATACGGTGATCCTCGCGGTGCCCTCGACGCAGACCAGCGCCGACGAGCAGGATCATTACCGCGCGAAAATCCTCGACGCTTTCGCATCGTAA
- a CDS encoding DUF1326 domain-containing protein encodes MSGAKENWRIEGEYFESCNCEMLCPCLLSGSQARPTDGHCDVVLAFHVNRGSYGKTDISGLNAVQALTTPGPMAKGGGTLALYIDSKANAEQRAALEAIFDGSAGGPPALFGPMIATRLPTKSAPITFTANGNVKKLSIPSITEVTVEGVTGAGNKVVWIDNVGHPASTRLAIAKGTSSSFKDHNLVFENSGRNGHFAPINWSNA; translated from the coding sequence ATGAGCGGTGCAAAGGAAAACTGGCGGATCGAGGGCGAGTACTTCGAATCGTGCAACTGCGAGATGCTCTGTCCGTGTCTGCTATCAGGCTCGCAGGCGCGGCCGACCGACGGCCATTGCGACGTGGTGCTCGCGTTCCACGTGAATCGCGGCAGCTACGGCAAGACCGACATCTCGGGCCTTAATGCGGTGCAGGCGCTGACCACGCCGGGACCGATGGCCAAGGGCGGCGGCACGCTCGCGCTCTATATCGACAGCAAGGCGAACGCCGAGCAGCGTGCAGCGCTCGAAGCGATCTTCGACGGCTCGGCCGGAGGCCCGCCGGCGCTGTTCGGACCGATGATCGCGACGCGGCTGCCCACCAAGTCCGCGCCGATCACGTTCACCGCGAACGGCAACGTCAAAAAACTCAGTATCCCGAGCATCACCGAGGTGACGGTCGAGGGCGTCACCGGCGCGGGCAATAAGGTCGTATGGATCGACAATGTCGGCCATCCCGCATCGACGCGGCTCGCGATCGCGAAGGGCACCTCGAGCAGTTTCAAGGACCACAACCTGGTCTTTGAAAATTCGGGACGCAACGGGCACTTCGCGCCGATCAACTGGTCGAACGCTTAG
- a CDS encoding DUF2182 domain-containing protein, producing the protein MTTANPSLPAPPRLPARERILTLAELGGLTILAWLYLVRMPMTPADLGGVVARLASPMPSQLVDAWLTFMMWAVMMVAMMLPSASPMILIYARIAHGRERAPAQCTRMFALGYVAVWTAYSVAATALQIALHATSIISNASIATPIAGAVILIATGIYQLTPYKQACLGHCQSPIAFFMTRWRDGAAGAFRLGLEHGAFCVGCCWMLMALLFVAGVMNLAWVAAISAFVLLEKVTPYPRAIANIAGAIMLAGGIILGLRTVIS; encoded by the coding sequence ATGACGACTGCGAATCCGTCACTGCCTGCGCCGCCGCGATTGCCGGCGCGCGAGCGGATACTCACGCTGGCGGAACTCGGCGGGCTCACGATTCTCGCGTGGCTCTACCTGGTGCGGATGCCGATGACGCCCGCCGATCTCGGCGGTGTCGTCGCGCGACTCGCGTCGCCGATGCCGTCGCAATTGGTGGACGCGTGGCTCACCTTCATGATGTGGGCGGTGATGATGGTCGCGATGATGCTCCCCAGCGCGAGCCCGATGATCCTGATATACGCTCGAATCGCGCACGGGCGCGAGCGCGCTCCGGCGCAATGCACGCGGATGTTCGCGCTCGGCTACGTCGCGGTGTGGACGGCTTACAGCGTCGCGGCGACCGCACTCCAAATCGCGCTGCACGCAACGTCGATCATTTCCAACGCATCGATCGCGACGCCGATCGCAGGCGCCGTGATTCTGATCGCGACGGGAATATATCAACTCACGCCGTACAAGCAGGCGTGCCTCGGCCATTGCCAATCGCCGATCGCATTTTTCATGACGCGATGGCGTGACGGCGCAGCCGGCGCGTTCCGCCTTGGCCTCGAGCACGGCGCGTTCTGCGTCGGATGCTGCTGGATGCTGATGGCGTTGCTGTTCGTCGCGGGCGTGATGAACCTCGCGTGGGTAGCCGCGATCAGCGCGTTCGTGCTGCTGGAAAAGGTGACGCCCTACCCGCGCGCGATCGCGAATATTGCGGGCGCGATCATGCTCGCAGGCGGAATCATCCTCGGCCTGCGCACCGTGATTTCCTGA
- a CDS encoding cysteine hydrolase family protein, which produces MDAKLTRDATALIVVDMQNGYLHPKGSFARLYGNAASPQFDLTLLRRAIPGCAKLIAAARRANVPVIYLKYVYRPDYKDGGVLIQEINPALKTVQYVADGTWDAEIVDELAPEPGDFIVKKSRYSGFHATRLETVLRSLQARSLVICGVTTHFCVECTARDAHMRDYRVFIARDATDEANPAWKEMALASFQVGFGWVFDVDEIAQSWSVADVR; this is translated from the coding sequence ATGGATGCAAAACTGACGCGCGACGCGACGGCGCTTATCGTCGTCGATATGCAGAACGGATACTTGCATCCGAAAGGATCGTTCGCGCGACTCTACGGCAACGCCGCATCGCCGCAATTCGATCTCACGCTGCTGCGCCGCGCGATTCCCGGATGCGCCAAACTCATCGCCGCCGCGCGCCGGGCGAACGTGCCAGTCATCTATCTCAAATACGTGTATCGTCCCGACTACAAGGACGGCGGCGTGCTGATTCAGGAAATCAATCCCGCATTGAAGACCGTGCAGTACGTCGCGGACGGAACGTGGGACGCCGAAATCGTCGATGAACTCGCGCCGGAGCCCGGTGATTTCATCGTCAAGAAATCGCGCTACAGCGGCTTTCACGCAACGCGGCTCGAGACCGTTTTGCGGAGCCTGCAGGCGCGCTCGCTGGTTATTTGCGGAGTGACCACGCATTTCTGCGTCGAGTGCACGGCGCGCGACGCGCACATGCGCGACTACCGCGTGTTTATCGCCCGCGACGCCACCGACGAAGCGAATCCCGCGTGGAAGGAGATGGCGCTCGCGAGCTTTCAGGTCGGCTTCGGCTGGGTCTTCGACGTGGACGAAATCGCGCAGTCGTGGAGCGTCGCGGACGTGAGGTAG
- a CDS encoding zinc-binding dehydrogenase, with the protein MKAVFVVPGPDGGVFEPREVPRPSPGPGEVLIAIRAAGLNRGELIARPLMRSDNPALRPMRAGGEFAGVIESLGDGVSGWRVGDRVMGRAPGSYAEYVVAHPRALMRIPDAMPFAEAASIPIVFITAHDAIVTNAATRPDESIVITAGPSGVGIAAIQIARRIGARPVIATTRSLSKSAALRELGATDVIDASAPGWPAAVLALTGKRGVDVIIDSVGGPMLEGNIRVLAIKGRLVSVGRNAGNVGDCNLDEVARKRVSIIGVTFRTRSPEESFICGERFAADFLDDFTTGALRPVVDKTFALGRLAAAHAYMLSDAQIGKIVVTM; encoded by the coding sequence ATGAAGGCAGTTTTTGTCGTACCAGGCCCCGACGGGGGCGTATTCGAGCCGCGCGAAGTTCCGCGCCCGAGTCCCGGACCCGGCGAGGTGCTGATCGCGATTCGCGCCGCCGGCTTGAATCGCGGCGAGTTGATCGCGCGTCCGCTGATGCGCTCCGACAATCCGGCGCTGCGCCCGATGCGCGCGGGCGGCGAGTTTGCCGGCGTGATCGAATCGCTCGGCGATGGCGTCTCCGGTTGGCGCGTTGGCGATCGCGTGATGGGCCGCGCGCCGGGTTCCTACGCCGAGTACGTGGTCGCGCATCCGCGCGCGCTGATGCGAATCCCCGACGCGATGCCGTTCGCCGAGGCTGCGTCGATTCCCATCGTTTTCATCACCGCGCACGACGCGATCGTAACCAACGCCGCGACTCGGCCCGATGAATCAATCGTGATCACCGCGGGGCCGTCGGGCGTCGGCATCGCGGCGATTCAGATCGCACGGCGCATCGGAGCGAGGCCGGTGATCGCCACCACTCGATCGCTGTCGAAGAGCGCGGCGCTTCGCGAACTCGGCGCGACCGATGTGATCGATGCGAGCGCGCCTGGATGGCCCGCCGCGGTGCTCGCGCTGACCGGCAAGCGCGGCGTTGACGTGATTATCGATTCGGTCGGCGGCCCGATGCTCGAGGGCAACATCCGCGTGCTCGCGATCAAAGGCCGACTGGTGAGCGTCGGCCGCAACGCCGGCAACGTCGGCGACTGCAACCTGGACGAAGTTGCGCGCAAGCGCGTCAGCATCATCGGGGTTACGTTTCGCACGCGCAGTCCGGAGGAATCGTTCATATGCGGCGAGCGATTCGCCGCCGATTTTCTCGACGACTTCACGACTGGCGCGCTGAGGCCCGTGGTCGATAAGACCTTTGCGCTCGGCCGGCTCGCCGCCGCGCACGCATACATGCTGAGCGACGCGCAGATCGGCAAGATCGTTGTGACGATGTAG
- a CDS encoding MaoC family dehydratase: MENIRFDDVEKLRSKISKDFGAWSKPIAVTQEKIQQFADVTGDHQWIHLDVERCKRESPFGGPVAHGFLTLGFVAALEIENDWQVTGFRNVVNYGANKLRFISPVPAGASVHGHNRIIAVEPKPQGTQMTVETNVHVVGNDKPALIYEGIFLYVK; this comes from the coding sequence ATGGAAAATATTCGTTTTGACGATGTTGAAAAACTGCGCTCGAAAATCAGCAAGGATTTCGGCGCGTGGAGCAAGCCGATCGCGGTGACGCAGGAGAAGATCCAGCAGTTCGCCGACGTCACCGGCGATCATCAGTGGATTCATCTCGACGTCGAGCGATGCAAGCGCGAGAGTCCGTTCGGCGGTCCGGTCGCACACGGATTCCTGACGCTGGGCTTTGTCGCAGCGCTCGAGATTGAGAACGATTGGCAGGTGACCGGCTTTCGCAACGTGGTGAATTACGGCGCCAACAAGCTGCGATTCATCTCGCCGGTTCCGGCGGGCGCGTCGGTGCACGGGCACAATCGCATCATCGCGGTCGAACCGAAGCCGCAGGGCACGCAGATGACGGTCGAGACCAACGTGCACGTGGTCGGCAATGACAAGCCGGCGCTCATCTACGAGGGAATTTTTTTGTACGTGAAGTAA
- a CDS encoding helix-turn-helix domain-containing protein, translating to MRWNDIDQMTCSLARTLSVIGDRWTMLILRDAFLGVRRFEDFERDLQMPRHRLSERLRKLVAQKVLARVQYQLRPRRFEYRLTEKGIDLYPVIVSMLNWGDRWMAGADGPPVELIHRTCGKKIAPAFKCPECDEPIRAREMTARPGPALRKRGAAALGRLGARQPSAIDAPAAKRHAR from the coding sequence GTGCGCTGGAACGATATCGATCAGATGACTTGCTCGCTCGCGCGGACGCTCTCGGTGATCGGCGACCGCTGGACGATGCTCATCCTGCGCGATGCGTTCCTCGGCGTGCGCCGCTTCGAGGATTTCGAGCGGGACCTGCAGATGCCGCGGCATCGGCTGTCCGAGCGGCTCCGCAAGCTGGTCGCGCAGAAGGTGCTCGCGCGCGTGCAGTATCAATTGCGGCCGCGCCGTTTCGAGTATCGGCTCACGGAGAAGGGCATCGACCTTTATCCGGTGATCGTGTCGATGCTGAATTGGGGCGACCGCTGGATGGCGGGAGCGGACGGGCCGCCGGTCGAGTTGATTCATCGGACCTGTGGAAAGAAAATTGCACCCGCGTTCAAGTGTCCTGAATGCGACGAGCCGATTCGCGCGCGCGAGATGACTGCGCGACCGGGGCCGGCGTTGCGCAAGCGCGGAGCAGCGGCGCTCGGGCGGCTCGGCGCACGCCAGCCATCAGCAATCGACGCACCAGCCGCGAAGCGTCACGCGCGATGA